In the genome of Orcinus orca chromosome 13, mOrcOrc1.1, whole genome shotgun sequence, the window gtgcgtgtgtgtaggggtgtgtgtgtgtgtagggtgtgtgtgtgtagggtgtgtgtgtgtagggtgtgtctgtgtgtgtgtaggggtgtgtgtgtagggtgtgtctgtgtgtgtgtaggggtgtgtgtgtgtgtagggtgtgtctgtgtgtgtgtaggggtgtgtgtgtaggggtgtgtgtggggggtgtgtgtgtgtgtaggggtgtgtgtgtaggagtgtgtgtgtgtaggggatgtgtgtgtatagggggtgtgtgtgtaggagtgtgtgtgtgtgtaggggtgtgtgtgtaggggtgtgtgtgtgtagggggtgtgtgtgtgtagggtgtgtgtgtgtgtaggggtgtgtgtgtgtatagggggggtgtgtgtagggtgtgtgtgtaggggtgtgtgtgtgtgtaggggtgtgtgtgtagggtgtgtgtgtaggggtgtgtgtgtgtgtaggggtgtgtgtgtgtgtgagattacATTTCTTGGCCTCACAGGTTCGCTGTTCCTTTCTAATAAGGTCACATCTGTAAGATGCTTAGGATTGCGTTTGGCCTGTAGTAAGCCCTCCGTGCATTCTCAGTCCTCAGATTTCCCTCCTCAGGACTTGAGCGCAGCCCCCTTTCTCTTTTGGGCCCCTTGTGCCCCCTGGCAATGGTCTGAGCCGCCCCCAGGCCGTGTCCGGGCCTGGCTCACCCCCCTCCTGTGCTTCTCTGGCAGAAGCTGCTCTTTGCGGGCTCCCGCTCCCAGCTGGTCCAGCTGCCCCTGGCCGACTGCGTGAAGTACCGCTCCTGCGCTGACTGCGTGCTCGCTCGGGACCCCTACTGCGCCTGGAGCGTCAACACCAGCCGCTGCACGGCCGTGGGCGGCCACTCCGGGTGAGTGGGGCTCTGCGCGTGCTGGGaccagcagggaggggaggggggctagAGCTGGGACGCTGAAGGCCTCTGCTTCCCCCACCAGGTCCCTGCTGATCCAGCACgtgacagtctcagacacctcaaGCATTTGTAACTTCCGGGGCAGTAAGAAAGGTGAGCCGTTTTTTTTAGTCCCCCTCCCAGGGCGGTGGGCCTTGGGCCAGAGCTGGAGTGTCTGCATCCGCCCCCCGGCCTGGGTTTCCTGCACTGACTCTCTGCTCTGCTTTCTCTGCCGTTGCAGTCAGGCTCACGCCCAAAAACATCACGGTGGTGGCAGGCACAGACCTGGTGCTGCCCTGCCGCCTCTCCTCCAACCTCGCCCATGCCCGCTGGACCTTTGGGGGCCGGGAGCTGCCTGCAGAGCAGCCCGGCTCCTTCCTCTACGACGCCCGGCTGCAGGCCCTGGTGGTGATGGCCGCCCAGCCCCGCCACGCCGGGGCCTACCACTGCTTCTCGGAGGAGCAGGGGGCCCGGCTGGCTGCCGAAGGCTACCTGGTAGCAGTGGTGGCGGGCCCGTCAGTGACCCTGGAGGCCCGGGCCCCCCTGGAGAGCCTGGGGCTGGTGTGGCTGGCCGTGGTGGCCCTGGGGGCCGTGTGCcttgtgctgctgctgctggttctGTCCCTGCGCCGGCGGCTGCGGGAGGAGCTGGAGAAGGGCGCCAAGGCAGCCGAGAGGACCCTGGTGTACCCTCTGGAGCTGCCCAAGGAGCCCACCAGTCCCCCCTTCCGGCCCGGCCCCGAGACGGACGAGAAACTCTGGGACCCCGTGGGCTACTACTACTCGGACGGCTCCCTCAAGATCGTTCCTGGACACGCCCGGTGCCAGCCCGGCGGCGGGCCCCCCTCGCCGCCTCCTGGCATCCCCGGCCAGCCCCTGCCTTCTCCAACTCGGCTCCACCTGGGGGGTGGGCGGAACTCCAATGCCAACGGATACGTGCGCTTACAGCTGGGAGGGGAGGACCGGGGCAGCCTCGGGCACCCGCTGCCCGAGCTCGCCGACGAGCTGAGACGCAAACTGCAGCAGCGCCAGCAGCTGCCGGACTCCAACCCCGAGGAGTCCTCGGTGTGAGGGTCCCCCTCCGGCGGGGCGGCGTGGGCGGCGCGGCTCCTACTTTGCACAGGCACCAGCTACCTCAGGGACATGGCACGGGCACCTGCTCTGCCCCGGACGGACCCTGCCCGGCACCGCCCGGCCATGAGGACCTGCTCTCTCAGCACGGGCACTGCCACTTGATGTGGCTCACCGGGGCaccagcctcacaacagagggcacctTCCTCCTCTGTGAGGGGCTGTGAATCACAGACGCACGGGACCCCAGCAGCCAAAACCTTTCAAGGCGGAAGTTGGAGACGtgggtgtgtttgtgtacatacatgtgtgtCTGTGGACGTgtgcacgtatgtgtgtgtgggtgtgtgacaCAGTCTTCCTGTTTCTGTCAAGTCTTCCCTTGGCCTGGGGTCCTCCTGGTGGGTCACTGAAGCTATGAAGGGGAAGGGGTTGTATCACTTTGCCTCTCCTACCCCCGCCTGTCCCCAGTTGGGGGGCAGCCATGTACATACGGGGGTGGGCTGGGCAGGGTGCTGTGCCCCTCTGGGGGAGTCCAGGGCTCTGGGGTGGGCCTGGTCCTATTCCCAGGGCTGTGAATGTTTtcagggtgggggggggagatgGAGCCTCCTGTGTGtttgggggaagggtgggaggggccTCCCGCTTGGCCCTGGGATTCAGTGGTATTTTATACTTGTCCTCCCTGGCGGGGCTGGGAAAggtggtgtggggggagggggagggggaggggaggagagggcggGCATGCTGTGGACGCGGCAcatcctctcccagccccaggagGAGGGCTTCTCACAGTGTAACTTATTGTGTCCCCACGTATTTATTTGTTGTAAATATTTGAGTATTTTTATATGgacaaataaaatggagaaaatgaaacttCCTGTCACGGAGATAAGACATTTGGGCCAAAACCTTCTGGGTGCCAAGAGGGAGACTCCCTGTGGGTTGAGTGGGGCTGGACTGCCCCCCTTCTCAGTCCTGGGGCAGCCTCCCTTTCCTTCAGTGGTCCCCCTCCTGCCTGTGCCCCTCTCTGGAGGGGGGACAGCCCAGGCGCCAATGTTTTCCCACAGTGGTGGTTCGGGCTGGGAGCCAGACCAGGGCCACAGCCTCTTGAGAGCCAGCCTTGGCTTCTGGCCAAAGGGAGAAGTCAGGGCATGGGGAGTAGAAGCAGGAGAGCGGGAGGGGCCTGGCTTCCCAGAACTCtgggaaggggaaatgggagtGAGGGGGCCGAGGAGGGGAACTTCCTAGAAGCAGCTTAAGGTGGTGTGGGCTGGCTCGTGTGAGGATGGGGCTCCCAACCAACTTAAGGGAGGAAAGATGACTTCCAGCCTTTACCCTCCAGACTGTTAGCCCTGAATGCTCCAGCAACACACCATAGGGAACTTTCCCCATTGCCACCCGGTGGGCACCAAGCCCCTGGCCTATAGAAGGAGCCGTGCAGGGCCCAGATATTTGTAAGAAAAACAGGACCCCGCCTGGGTTCTATAATTCACGCCCACACACAGAGGCAGCCAGTCCTCTGTACCCTTGACCGGTCTGGGGGTGCCTGCTGTGGCTGGAATAGGCTGCTGCCCGGCGTCCTGCTGTTAAGTGAGGGCTGGCATCTGCTGACTTGAGCACGCTATGCTTCCCTCACGGTCACTAAGCCACAGCCCAGAGAATGTCTCGATACAAGAAGGTTGATTCGGTAAACGAGGTGCCCACTGTGGGGTTGAGGGTTCCAGGCCCTTTTCCCTGCCTCCCGGGCCTACGTGCAGGTGCTCCCAGCGGCAGGATAGGTCATGACTACCTGCCTCCCACGGGGTTTTAAAAAGTGAGCAGGAGGGGCGAGAGGAGGGAGGCTGTCGCGCGGCCTTTCAAGTGGTCACCGCGCCGCCGCGGTGACCCGTCTTCCTGGGCCCGCGTGGTGGGggaaagaagggggaaaggaCGTTGGGGTGCTCCCGGCGACCCCCTGCCCTTGGGGAGCCCGGTGGGACGAAGAGAACCTGGAAGGGCGCCACATAAACGCTCCcgacccaccccacccccgcccccctggGTTCCAGCGGGCGCGCCCCGGCCTCCGCTTAGCCTGGGACGCCCTCGCGTGGCCGCTTCGGGCGGGCGCGGCCaggcacccccctcccccaggtccaACCCCACCGCCACGATTGGCTCCCGGGCTCAGACCCAGAAGCTTGATTGGTCGGCCCCGTGGCTCGTGCGGACGCCGAGTGGTCAGGCCGGGCGGGTGGGCAGCGCTGCgcccgccccgcccaccccgctCGCCGAGGCCGCGCCGGCGCCCGTGCCCGTGACCTTACCCGCGGCCGCGCCCGCCAGTGGGCGGGAGGGCGCGGAGGGCGACATGGCGGTGCCGCGGCCCTGCGCCGAAGGCCCTTGCTGCTCCAGGCCCAGCGCGGCTCCCGGCGTGCAGCAGACGCTGGACGAGATGGACTTCGAGAGGGGTGAGGCGGGTGCGCGGCCCTACCGGCCCGGCGCCTTCCGGCGTCCCCAGGCCCCCAGGGCAGAGGAGGTGGCCGAAAACCGGGGCCCCGAAGGGGAGGCAGCCTGGGGACCTAGTCGGAGCGTTGGCGGGCGATGGGCTCACCGCTCCCGCGTAGTGAGAGCCCGCCAGGGACCCGGCGGGAGCTCGGCATTAGAAACACCGGCTCGCGTGCAGGTCGGGAAACAGGCTTTGGTTTCAGGAACTTTCCCCAGTGGTGCGGCTGGGCCCGGCTCCTCACCTGGTGCGACCCTAGGACACGCAGCCCTGCTCCCGGGTCTGCTCCTGGGCAGCACAGTCTGCAGCCAGGGTATTGCACCCACCCCGAGAGGATGGCGCTTCAGACCAGGGGGGCTGCGTGTGGGCACTGCAGGCGTGAGATACGGCAGAGATGGCCTCGAGGCAGGCGATGTCATCCCTACCTGTGGGCTCAGCGGGGTAACTCTTTTGCCCCAGACTATCCTTGCTGCTGCACTCGCCACCCGCGGCTTTGTGCACAGAGCCTGGCTCTGTCTGGTTTCTCACCGTGCGCACGGCCGACTTTGCTCCAGACGCTGCTCGCTCAGGCGTTCCAGCCAAAGCCCCCTGAGTTGTGGGACGGTTCTGAGGACTCTCGGGATTCCACAGATGGGGTGGAAAGTTCACAACTTTGGCTGTGGTTTTCACTTTGCGCTGGCACCTGGCAATGCCTGTTCTTCCTTTTAACTGTGACTGTATATTCAAACATCTTAAACAGTACTTTATCCAACACTGGTGTGTTTGCAGTGGGAAGAAGGGTGACTGTGTCTGCCCAATCTCCTGTCCTGGTTAGACAAGCCCCTTGTCTGTCTTGCTCCCAGCGATGtcgccagcacccagcacagtccTTGACACAGAGGAGGTGCTCgtgttaatatttgttgaacccatgaatttccattttatagatgagaaaacaagagGTCAGGAGGCAAAGGGAGCGCTGGAAGCCCCCAGTCATTCAGTGTTATTCAGTGCTCGGGTTGTCCTTCTGCAGGAATCTGGTCCGCAGCCCTGAACGGGGACCTGGTCCGAGTGAAGTATTTAATTCAGAAGGCAGCGGACCCCAGCCAGCCCGACTCCGCCGGCTACACGGCTCTGGTGAGCTGGGGATGAGCTTCACCGGGTTCCTgctctctgggggtggggaggggatgatGTTTGCATTTTCTCTTCTCCCACCCTTCCTCCTCACGTGAacctgggtttttttaattagcGTAAGTGCTTTGCATTAGTTATTTAACTTCGTTCTCATAAGGATTCTGCGAGGTAGGAATGGttattatccccagtttacagtGGCGGCAACTGAAGCTAGGAATGAAGGCACACCCTGGTCACCCAGGTGCCGGAGGGGGCACCCTCCGCCGCGGTTCTGCCCCCTGACCCCGGCTCTGTTCCCCACAGCACTATGCCAGCCGCAACGGGCACTATGCCGTGTGCCAGTTCCTGCTGGAGAGCGGGGCCAAGTGTGATGCCCAGACCCACGGGGGAGCCACCGCTCTGCACCGGGCCAGCTACTGTGGGCACACAGACATCGCCCGGCTCCTGCTGTCGCACGGCTCCAATCCCAGGCTGGTGGACGACGACGGCATGACCAGTCTGCACAAGGTGGGTCCCCTCTTGGAAGTTTCACAGGTTGCAAGAACCTGTCTTCTCTCATTAGAAAAGTTataatatgggacttccctggccgtccagtggttaggactccgcgctttcactgctgtgggcccaggttcaatcgctggtcggggaactaagatcccgcaaggcgtggccaaaaataaaaaagtaaaagttataATGCGTTCACTGTAGAAAACATGGGGAAAACGGAAAAGCATAAagtagaaaattgaaatcgtttgTAACCTCGGTGCTCACCTCTCGTCACTTTAGGATTAACGTATAATTTTCCAGCATGTCTCCTGCGCACATAAATTAGAACTAAACGTATGGCATCATTTTTTCTTCCCCTTAATGATGTGTCCTCAATGCTTTTCCACGGAGTTTTCTGAAACTTGCACCCACTCTTGCCTATCCGTCTAGTCTGCTTTCCACGCTGTGATCGGAGTgatcatttaattaaatattttctgactAGAAACACCTACCCGCTGTGAACGGTTTGAGGAGTACAGAATGTCTACCGTGGACACAAGCTTCCCTCCCCGCCCTGCCTCCCCTCCGACCCCTGGTCCCTTagtcttcccttccctcccttaaGGCATCCGCTTTTACCGATTTCTTGTGCATCTTTGAGACACAGTTGACGCACACTTACGGCCTATGTGTGCAAACCTGTTCCTCCCTTAGCCCCACTGATCTTCTCCCAGAGTGATGGTTTAGAAAGCACTTCTGACCACGCCACGCCTTCGAGTCCTTCGGAGGCTTGCTTTTACCAAGTCTTTACGCTGCTGTACAGGCCCTCTGGGGTCAGCCCCTGCCTACCTGCCGGCTTGCCCTTGCCCCGCTAGTCGTCTTCAGTTTCTTGAACCTGCTTCTCTATCACTTGCAGGCCATAGAGCACATCTCTCCCCATCCGGATGCCTCACATCACCCTTTTCCCTCTGACTAGCGTCTGCCCTTCCTCCTGGATTGCAGCTTCTACATCACGCCCTCAGAGAGCCCTCCCGTTTCCTCAGAGGAGGACAGCTCTTGCACCTGGATGCCCGGAAGCACTCTGTGCTCCACTTCTGACTCTTCTCCCCCTTGAAATTCCCTGTGTGAGCTCCGTCTCACTGGAGGCAGCTGGGATTGGTCCTGTTTCCTGCCATGGCCTCAGCACTGAGCTCAGGTGCTGAGTGAGCAGCTGGGGGTTGTTTCGTTTTGAGACCCTTGCTGGTTGGAAAGGCGGGTTGCTCGTTTCTCAGTGGTCTAAACTGGTGTTGGCTTGAGTGTTTCACTGCCACGGCTCACATGATGGGTGTTGATAGGCAGGACACTGCCATGGATGGACCTAGCTGGTGTCACCCGCACTTGCGGCATTCTCGAGAAATTGAGGGAATGCATGTGTGTGAGGAATGTGAATCGTCCCTTCCTTCCAGCTTGCTTGCCtccctcccttgcttccttctGCAAACATTGGCACTTCCTTTTGCcagaaattatttggaattcatcTTACAACTGCTCACAACACGCTATTGCCTGAGTTGAAGCAGTAAAATAGGGAATCCCAGGTCTGTACTCATCAAGATAATATTTATGCTGAATAAAGATTTAGATTCGAATTTGAGATGGTGTTTGGTACTAACATTAACTTTGATACCTTTCAGGAGCCCCCGTAGCCCTTTGTCTCTTGGGAGGGGTAGGGAATATAGTGATACAACATAGCTATTGAGAGTTCAGACTTTGaggtcagacagacctggcttAGAATTCCCCATGCTGCCGCATTAGCTCTGTGACCTAGGGCGAGTTACTCAACTTTtataagcctcagttttttcGTCTATAAAGTGGAAATAATGATACTTCCTACCTCTGATGGTTATTATAAAAGTTAAGTAAGATAATCTATGTAAATCACTTAACACTTCTCTTTTGGAGGATGTAGGTTAGAAATTGACATCCAGATTGGGATCGTTGATCTCCGAGGGGACGAGGAGAAAGCTGGGTACTGGGCCTGTTTCTCTCCGCTCATCTGAAAGTTCCCAGAGGGCAGGGGCCGTGTCTGATGTGTCTTGTGCCCACGGCACCCAGCACCCTATAGACAATCTGAATGTTTGTAAAGGTGCTTAGAGATCCAAGGTTCTGTCCTTGTTCTTAATGTGCACGCCTGGGCAAAGAAgcatggccactgagcagaggacACAAGGAAGAAAAGCTGAAGCTGACTGCCCAAGTGGCACCAGGGTGCCCCGCCACCCTGCAGCACGTCACTGCAGTTTGGCAGGGGTTAGGGGAAACCGGCTCAGACGGCCAGCGCCTCCATTTCCACGAGACCTTTTCTCGGACTAAAAGGGCCCCAGAAGTGGAGCAAGAAAGAACAGGGCCCAGTGGGGTACGGCTTTTGATCCGGGCCTCTCTCCCCACAGGCCGCCGAGAAGGGTCACGTGGACGTTTGCTCCCTCCTCTTGCAACACAGCCCAGCCCTGAAGGCCGTCCGGGACCGGAAGGCACGACTCGCCTGTGACCTGCTGCCCTGCAACAGCGACCTGCGGGACCTGCTGGCCAGCTGAGTCTCCCCGCTCCTGTCACGGGCTGCGTGTGGGGTACACGGACTAGCCCTCCAAGCCCCCGCCTCGGTCAGCGCCTGAGCCGCAGGGTGGGATCCTGAGGCTGGAGGACCCCGGAAGAGCCCCATTCTGGCCACTGGGGAAGCAAGGGCGGTGACTTGGTGGGGCTGCCAGTACTCCAGCCTGGACAGGTGACCGTATTCTAAATTAGTTCATGTGGAAACATCTCTCcgtttggaaaaaataaagttatatccTTACCTCATCCCACGCACAAGAATAAATTTCGAGCAAAGACCCAAATCTGAAGATACAAAAGTATGTAAGCATGAGAAGAAACTGTGGAATATGTGACAAATGAACAGCTGCTTTCTAGCCAAGTGACCTTGGTACAAGTCACTTTACCCATCTGTCCGGcgtcctcattttctttttttgcctcgcggcacgcaggatcttaattcccctgaccagggatcaaacccgtgccccctgcagtggaagcacagtcttaaccactggaccgccagggaagtcccctgcgtCCTCATCTCTAAGGTGGGAGTGACTACAGTGGGGCTGCCTCGGAGTCCACATGGGGGTGAGACGAGTGAATATCTGGGGAGTGCTGGGGAGGGTGCCCGGCACCGTGTGGGCAGTGTATGGGAGCTCCCACCTCTCCAGAACCTGACCAGCACTTGTGTTTATagtaatttcattcatttcaaccGTCTGATAGACTACACAGTGCTGCTGTTCGGTTGCATCGCTAATTGCTGGTGAGGTTGAACGCCTGTTTTCTGTGACCTTCCTGTCCGTACCCTTTGTCCATCTAAAATTGTTCTCTTTTTCGATTCATAGGAGTTAGTTCTGTATGCTGGATATTGATCCTttgttatgtatatatgtacataattatatctcttttttcttttctctttgatgcTGTTCCTTGTCTtaactgtgtttgtttttatctgtTCATGGAAATTGGTTACCGCCGGTGTGGACGGCAGTTtggcaatatctattaaaatttaattgaacGGGGCCAATACATTGATTTCTCTGTAGGTCCCTAGAGAAATATTCATCTGTGTGCACAAAGATGTTtgcttttgggggttttttttttttgcctcactgAGCGGTttgcgggatcttcgttccccgaccaaggatcgaacccatgccccctgcagtggaagcgctgagtcctaaccactggaccgccagggaagtccccaaagatgTTTATTTACAGAGGCATTTTCAAAAATTTGGATTGGAGCATGGGGTgtaacgtaaaaaaaaaaaaaaaaaatgcagagataACCTAGGTGTTTGCAGCAGGGGGACGGCGAGGTTCTAGCACTTTGAGTGCAGCGTATGCTAATGTGGAGAGTGCTGAGTCGTGATGACGTAAAGTATGGAGAAACATGTAGGTGCGTACACACAACACACAGGAGGAGCGTGAGGAAGCTGTGTGTTAAACTGTACCCATGGCTTCCCCGGGCTCCACGGCAAGAGTACTTAACCAAGGGTGTCCTGAGCTTCATTTGCTATGTTTGGAGTTTTTACCAGGAGTACGTTTTTTCTTTGATAAGTTATACCAGTATTAAGTTACTACCAATTAGTTTCATGTGAATACCAGGAAGTCTTCTGCTGAGAATTTCTGATGCAGCGTGTCGGTGCCCCCGCCCTCGAACGTTGGAGGAGAGGAGTCTGTGTGGCAGGCAGTGGAGTCCAGAGCTGAAGTCCTGCTTGTTCTCGTCGGTTTCCCCTCACTCTCCTCCAGGTAACCGTTTCCCTCCTCAGGACCACCGGCAAGAATCACCTTTGACAGAAACACCCTGGAGCATAAGGATGGGGTTTCTCTCAAAAGCTCGGGgctcgggcttccccggtggctcagtggttgggggtccacctgccgatgcaggggacgtgggttcgtgccccggtccgggagggtcccgcgtgccgcggagcggctgggcccgtgagccgtggccgctgggcttgGAAGCAGTCACCAAGAAGCCAGCTGTGGTGGGGCCCTGGGCCGCCCTGGATCCACGGTTCTCCCTCGCGCTGGCTCGTCCTGGTCATCCCTGCTCATGTTGCTCCAGGAAATCTGAGAGCTAGTGAGTAAGACTCCAGGATCCGAGTGACACGAGCAATCAGATTGCCCTTCAAAGGTCAAGGCAGAATTCAAGGCACAGCTGGGTGGAAGTCGTGCTTGGTGTCTGAGGGAGAATTAGGAAGTTTGGCTTTGGTAGCTGCAGACTGATTGCTTTGCAACTGGATTAGTGGTTAACGTTCGTACTTGGACCTGCAGCGGATCTGAACCCCACCTTCCTGGCGAAGGGCGTCTCCGTGCCCAGGTCCACCACCAGGTCCCTGGTGG includes:
- the ANKRD39 gene encoding ankyrin repeat domain-containing protein 39, which gives rise to MAVPRPCAEGPCCSRPSAAPGVQQTLDEMDFERGIWSAALNGDLVRVKYLIQKAADPSQPDSAGYTALHYASRNGHYAVCQFLLESGAKCDAQTHGGATALHRASYCGHTDIARLLLSHGSNPRLVDDDGMTSLHKAAEKGHVDVCSLLLQHSPALKAVRDRKARLACDLLPCNSDLRDLLAS